One segment of Methylocella silvestris BL2 DNA contains the following:
- the bchB gene encoding ferredoxin:protochlorophyllide reductase (ATP-dependent) subunit B produces the protein MQLTLWTYEGPPHVGAMRVAAAMKDVHYVLHAPQGDTYADLLFTMIERRESRPPVTYTTFEARDLGGDTAALFQRTAQEAYERFKPKALLVGSSCTAELIQDDPGGLARGLGLPVPVIPLEFSAYQRKENFGASLTFYNLVRAFAKALATPRATRSAARPSCNLLGATALGFRHRDDIREVTLLLDRLGVGVNICAPLGASPDDLARLPEADFNIVLYPEVALEAAEWLKRTHRQPLVKTQPIGVGATHAFIEEVARLAGLDPRPLLGPAESRLEWYSRSVDSTYLTGKRVFIFGDATHAIAAARVASRELGFTVAGLGSYSREFAREMRAAAALYSLNALITDDYLEVEAEIERLQPELVLGTQMERHIAKRLGIPCAVISAPVHVQDFPARHSPQMVFEGANVIFDSWVHPLMMGLEEHLLTMFRGDEEFHDEAAPSHLGVAVATAQATHTPAILAWDAGAERELKSIPFFVRGKARRNTERYAQERGLPLITIETLYDAKAHYSR, from the coding sequence ATGCAGCTGACGCTCTGGACCTATGAAGGTCCTCCTCATGTCGGCGCCATGCGCGTCGCCGCCGCGATGAAGGATGTGCATTACGTGCTGCACGCGCCGCAGGGCGACACCTATGCCGATCTGCTGTTCACCATGATCGAGCGGCGCGAGAGCCGCCCGCCGGTGACCTACACCACATTCGAGGCGCGCGACCTTGGCGGCGATACCGCCGCGCTGTTCCAGAGAACGGCGCAAGAGGCCTATGAGCGTTTCAAGCCGAAGGCGCTGCTTGTCGGCTCCTCATGCACGGCCGAACTCATCCAGGATGATCCGGGCGGGCTCGCCCGCGGGCTCGGCCTGCCGGTTCCGGTCATCCCGCTTGAGTTTTCCGCCTATCAGCGCAAGGAAAACTTCGGCGCTTCGCTCACCTTCTACAATCTCGTGCGCGCCTTCGCCAAGGCGCTCGCCACGCCGCGCGCGACGCGCTCGGCAGCAAGGCCAAGCTGCAATCTGCTCGGCGCAACCGCGCTCGGATTCAGGCATCGCGACGATATCCGTGAAGTGACCTTGCTGCTCGACCGGCTCGGCGTCGGGGTCAATATCTGCGCGCCGCTTGGCGCTTCGCCCGACGATCTCGCGCGCCTGCCGGAGGCCGATTTCAACATCGTGCTTTATCCCGAGGTTGCGCTCGAGGCGGCTGAATGGCTGAAGCGGACGCATCGCCAGCCTCTTGTCAAGACGCAGCCGATCGGAGTTGGCGCGACCCACGCCTTTATCGAGGAGGTGGCGCGCCTTGCTGGTCTCGATCCGCGCCCGCTTCTGGGACCAGCCGAGTCGCGCCTCGAATGGTATTCGCGCTCTGTCGATTCGACTTATCTGACCGGCAAGCGCGTGTTTATTTTCGGAGACGCCACCCATGCTATCGCGGCGGCGCGCGTCGCCTCGCGGGAGCTTGGATTTACGGTCGCAGGGCTGGGTTCCTACAGCCGCGAATTTGCCCGCGAGATGCGCGCGGCGGCGGCGCTCTATTCGCTCAACGCGCTGATCACCGACGACTATCTCGAAGTCGAGGCAGAGATCGAGAGACTGCAGCCGGAGCTGGTGCTCGGCACGCAGATGGAGCGCCATATCGCCAAGCGTCTTGGCATCCCCTGCGCGGTGATCTCCGCGCCGGTGCATGTGCAGGATTTTCCCGCGCGCCATTCGCCGCAAATGGTCTTTGAGGGCGCCAATGTGATCTTCGACAGCTGGGTCCATCCTTTGATGATGGGCCTTGAGGAACATCTGTTGACGATGTTTCGCGGAGACGAGGAATTTCACGATGAGGCTGCGCCATCCCATCTCGGCGTTGCGGTTGCGACTGCCCAGGCGACTCACACGCCCGCAATTTTGGCGTGGGACGCGGGCGCCGAACGCGAGCTGAAATCCATTCCCTTTTTTGTGCGCGGAAAGGCCCGGCGCAACACCGAGCGCTACGCGCAGGAGCGCGGTCTCCCGCTCATCACCATCGAGACGCTTTATGATGCAAAAGCGCACTACAGCCGCTGA